The following are encoded in a window of Rosa chinensis cultivar Old Blush chromosome 4, RchiOBHm-V2, whole genome shotgun sequence genomic DNA:
- the LOC112199232 gene encoding uncharacterized protein LOC112199232, translating to MDGRDVLVLWNPSTRDMRVHPKPTLRKDDMNFHGVGYDPSTEDYKVIWGYSDHLKTVIEVYSLKRNEWRTYIDLNFLRSSIISFDLAENRFKEALPLPDCGPGGSHELSSLGIGTTKNFIGPDHGFDEHGLKPLCILDNGEFLMAYDEKCLQLYNPSTMTFRRIIQEDDDNSPIKTVTYEETLVSLPVAEVLELE from the exons ATGGATGGGCGTGACGTTCTTGTGTTATGGAACCCATCTACTAGAGATATGAGGGTTCATCCAAAACCTACTCTTAGGAAGGATGATATGAATTTTCATGGCGTCGGTTATGATCCCTCTACTGAAGACTATAAAGTAATATGGGGATATAGTGATCATCTTAAAACTGTGATTGAGGTCTACTCACTAAagaggaatgaatggaggactTACATAGACCTCAA CTTTCTGAGGTCTAGCATCATTTCATTTGATTTAGCAGAGAACAGGTTTAAGGAGGCATTGCCATTACCTGACTGTGGACCTGGTGGCAGCCACGAACTTAGCTCCTTGGGGATTGGGACTACCAAAAACT TTATAGGTCCAGACCATGGATTTGATGAACACGGGTTAAAACCTCTTTGCATTTTGGACAATGGGGAATTTTTGATGGCTTATGATGAAAAATGCTTGCAATTATATAATCCCAGCACAATGACATTTCGGAGAATTATTCAAGAGGACGATGATAATTCTCCAATCAAAACTGTTACTTACGAGGAGACTCTAGTTTCACTGCCAGTAGCAGAAGTGCTGGAGTTGGAGTAG